A single window of Vibrio sp. HB236076 DNA harbors:
- a CDS encoding CidA/LrgA family protein, which translates to MSPYRQTALTFMQFTRSLALIYAALAVGNTLQTLSSVAIPGSVLGMIFLFGLLVSGVVPVEWVKPAASLFIRYMVVLFIPISVGLIDHLPLLLNNAVGILASAVGGSAIVMVVLSRLVDHLLKQRA; encoded by the coding sequence ATGAGTCCTTATCGTCAAACCGCGTTGACTTTCATGCAATTTACCCGCTCCCTTGCGCTGATTTACGCCGCACTGGCGGTTGGCAATACCCTACAAACCTTGAGTAGTGTGGCTATTCCTGGCAGTGTTTTAGGGATGATCTTTTTGTTTGGGTTACTGGTCAGTGGCGTAGTACCGGTAGAGTGGGTCAAACCGGCAGCCAGCCTTTTCATTCGCTATATGGTGGTCTTGTTTATTCCCATTAGTGTCGGTCTTATCGATCACTTGCCCTTGTTACTCAACAATGCGGTGGGTATTTTAGCCAGCGCTGTGGGCGGCAGTGCCATTGTTATGGTGGTGTTGAGTCGCTTAGTTGATCACCTTCTTAAACAAAGGGCCTAA
- a CDS encoding LrgB family protein: MWLIATLLCFWLTRAIAQKVNHPLTNPLLLSLIILISALMITATDYSVYLAQNHWLGDLLQPAVVALAYPLYEQLNQIKAQWRIILLTCALGSLLSMLTSLVIGLLFHLDLSLIAALLGKSVTTPIAMAVVGDLGGEPSIAAILVVIVGLFGAVLGYPIYRLIGIRHSLSRGLTMGNVSHALGTATCAEKKPQDAAFSSLALVLCGIITSILAPSLFAFTLWLAPWFGY, from the coding sequence ATGTGGTTAATTGCAACCCTCCTCTGCTTTTGGCTCACTCGCGCTATTGCACAAAAAGTCAACCACCCGCTTACTAACCCGCTACTGCTGTCGTTGATCATCCTGATTAGCGCCTTGATGATCACTGCGACCGATTACAGTGTGTATCTGGCACAAAACCATTGGCTAGGAGACTTACTGCAACCCGCTGTGGTTGCTTTGGCTTACCCTCTATACGAACAGCTCAATCAAATCAAAGCTCAGTGGCGGATAATTTTGCTAACTTGTGCCCTTGGCAGCCTCCTTTCCATGCTCACTTCGCTGGTCATCGGTTTGTTGTTCCATTTAGATCTGTCTTTGATCGCGGCTTTATTGGGCAAATCGGTTACTACGCCGATCGCCATGGCGGTGGTGGGTGACCTTGGCGGAGAGCCCTCGATTGCCGCTATCCTTGTTGTGATTGTCGGTTTATTTGGCGCTGTTCTCGGTTACCCTATATATCGTCTGATCGGGATCCGCCACAGTCTGTCCCGGGGCTTGACCATGGGCAACGTCTCCCATGCGCTTGGCACAGCCACTTGCGCAGAAAAGAAACCGCAAGATGCGGCCTTCTCGTCACTGGCTTTGGTGCTATGCGGCATTATCACCTCGATTTTGGCGCCAAGTTTGTTTGCTTTTACGCTCTGGCTTGCACCATGGTTTGGTTATTAG
- the cdd gene encoding cytidine deaminase, producing MTERFDHALQQASPELADALSPIVNAKSFAGVITAQQFQQLKQATNLTDSELTLSLLPFAAIASKPPISDFKVGAIATGGSGNLYFGGNLEFVTQQLVQTVHAEQSAISHAWMKGETDITHITVNYTPCGHCRQFMNELTSAAHLTIQLPNKPKASLHTYLPDAFGPNDLNIKAPLLSPIDHGYQLPQGSEVEQAALQAFNRSYAPYSDNISGVAIELDDGSIFQGAYAENAAFNPSLAPLQIAINLLWLAGKDETKIKTWCLIESAQGKIRHQQAAQHTMAAINTRCEFIYHSL from the coding sequence ATGACAGAACGATTTGATCACGCTTTACAACAAGCCAGCCCAGAACTTGCCGACGCACTAAGCCCAATCGTGAACGCGAAGAGTTTTGCCGGCGTCATAACCGCTCAACAATTTCAACAATTGAAACAAGCGACGAATCTCACCGACAGCGAGTTAACATTATCACTACTCCCTTTTGCCGCCATTGCCTCAAAACCGCCTATTTCTGATTTTAAAGTTGGCGCAATAGCAACCGGTGGCAGCGGTAATCTCTACTTTGGCGGAAACTTAGAGTTTGTCACTCAACAACTGGTCCAGACGGTTCACGCCGAGCAATCTGCCATTAGCCACGCTTGGATGAAGGGTGAAACGGACATTACTCATATTACCGTCAACTACACCCCTTGCGGCCACTGCCGACAGTTTATGAATGAACTCACCAGTGCCGCTCACTTAACGATACAACTGCCCAATAAACCCAAAGCCAGTTTACACACTTACTTACCTGATGCTTTTGGCCCCAATGATCTCAATATTAAGGCGCCTCTACTGTCGCCTATCGATCACGGTTATCAATTGCCTCAAGGTTCAGAGGTCGAGCAAGCGGCACTGCAAGCCTTTAACCGCAGTTATGCTCCCTATAGTGACAACATCAGTGGCGTCGCCATAGAGCTTGATGATGGGAGTATTTTCCAAGGTGCCTATGCAGAAAATGCGGCCTTTAACCCGAGCTTGGCACCACTGCAAATCGCGATAAACTTGCTTTGGCTGGCTGGTAAAGATGAAACGAAGATCAAAACTTGGTGTTTAATCGAAAGCGCTCAAGGGAAGATCCGCCATCAACAGGCCGCTCAACATACAATGGCTGCCATCAATACGCGATGTGAGTTTATTTATCACAGCTTGTGA
- a CDS encoding thiopurine S-methyltransferase, translating into MSQNDAFWQEKWASNQIGFHLPDPNPLLTQHWSALEPEYEQTVLVPLCGKSEDIDWLAERHQRVIGVELTKIAVRAYFAERFYTPMVYSLSGQHEKYHFDEVELIQGDFFTAPTEPVDLIYDRAALIALDEQQRQQYSQTLLRWLKPGGKVLLISLDYPQSQMDGPPFSVGESEIGKLFKGQTVTKLAEYDRVNSDKKAIANQLTSMFETVWLIEG; encoded by the coding sequence ATGAGTCAGAATGATGCGTTTTGGCAAGAAAAGTGGGCCAGTAATCAGATTGGTTTTCACTTGCCCGACCCAAACCCACTATTAACACAACATTGGTCTGCCTTAGAGCCAGAGTATGAGCAAACCGTGTTGGTTCCTCTTTGTGGTAAGTCTGAAGATATCGACTGGTTAGCTGAGCGTCATCAGCGAGTGATTGGCGTTGAACTGACCAAAATCGCGGTACGAGCCTATTTTGCTGAGCGGTTTTACACTCCGATGGTATACAGCTTGAGTGGCCAACACGAAAAGTATCACTTTGACGAAGTGGAATTGATCCAAGGCGATTTTTTCACCGCTCCAACTGAGCCCGTTGATTTGATCTATGATCGAGCGGCGCTGATTGCACTCGATGAACAACAAAGGCAGCAATATAGCCAAACGCTGCTTCGTTGGTTAAAACCAGGCGGGAAAGTGCTGTTGATAAGCTTAGATTACCCACAATCTCAAATGGATGGCCCGCCATTTAGTGTGGGCGAATCCGAAATCGGCAAGCTTTTTAAAGGGCAAACAGTTACTAAACTTGCCGAATACGACCGGGTGAATAGTGATAAAAAAGCCATAGCCAATCAACTGACGTCTATGTTTGAAACCGTGTGGTTGATTGAGGGGTAA
- a CDS encoding phosphoribosylglycinamide formyltransferase has protein sequence MSVFLRHSLLLMLAMSGGSLASTPHILPSSVTHAPGVTQGASRGQHTAVTRPSLTAQQSRHFQQSLKALYRIGYNDGHTSHAGGQLAISSQHQPVETLDALMSLAPTAQDELEGLLLVVSQQARVSAMMAPIKTSQRAQQKISDKLQGEARGLTDIVRGSLIANSIPELVASFDALSQRAQLVQIKNRFKNPKPSGYRDINLLLRLPSSDLIVEVQLHLNKISAIKNGPEHDGYQNIQRIERTARAENRALSIQEQNQIAQYRSGSASLYQKAWQGYLSAPLMFLLETPRLHASTS, from the coding sequence ATGAGTGTATTTCTTCGACACAGCTTACTCTTGATGCTTGCCATGAGTGGTGGGAGCTTAGCATCGACTCCTCATATTCTTCCATCCAGTGTGACTCACGCACCGGGTGTGACACAGGGAGCAAGCCGCGGGCAACACACCGCAGTCACTCGACCAAGTTTAACCGCCCAACAAAGTCGACATTTTCAACAATCATTAAAAGCCCTCTACCGAATCGGCTACAATGATGGCCATACCTCACACGCCGGTGGGCAACTAGCAATAAGTTCGCAACACCAACCGGTCGAGACTTTAGACGCGTTGATGTCACTGGCGCCAACAGCACAAGATGAACTTGAGGGGCTGTTACTCGTTGTGTCACAACAAGCCAGAGTGAGTGCGATGATGGCGCCGATCAAAACATCACAACGCGCGCAGCAAAAAATCTCAGACAAATTACAAGGTGAAGCTCGAGGACTCACCGACATTGTCCGTGGCAGTTTAATCGCCAATTCCATTCCCGAGTTGGTGGCTAGTTTTGACGCCTTGTCGCAGCGCGCACAACTGGTTCAAATAAAAAACCGCTTTAAAAACCCCAAGCCATCGGGATATCGTGATATAAACCTACTGTTGCGCTTGCCTAGCAGTGACCTTATTGTTGAAGTACAGCTGCACTTAAACAAAATTTCTGCAATAAAAAATGGCCCAGAGCACGATGGCTATCAGAACATTCAGCGCATAGAGCGTACTGCTCGCGCAGAGAACCGTGCTCTGTCCATTCAAGAGCAAAATCAAATTGCTCAATATCGAAGCGGATCAGCGTCTTTATACCAAAAGGCTTGGCAAGGTTATTTGTCTGCCCCCTTGATGTTTTTGCTCGAAACGCCTCGATTACACGCGTCTACATCATAG
- the ihfA gene encoding integration host factor subunit alpha: protein MALTKADLAENLFEKLGLSKRDAKDTVEVFFEEIRKALESGEQVKLSGFGNFDLRDKSERPGRNPKTGEDIPISARRVVTFRPGQKLKARVEQIESLDE from the coding sequence ATGGCGCTCACAAAAGCCGATTTGGCGGAGAACCTGTTTGAAAAGCTTGGATTAAGCAAGCGAGACGCCAAGGATACAGTAGAGGTGTTTTTTGAGGAAATTCGAAAAGCATTGGAAAGTGGCGAGCAGGTTAAATTATCTGGTTTTGGTAATTTCGATTTAAGAGACAAAAGCGAAAGACCAGGACGTAACCCTAAAACAGGGGAAGACATCCCGATAAGCGCACGACGTGTGGTGACTTTTAGGCCTGGGCAGAAGCTCAAAGCGCGGGTTGAACAAATTGAAAGTCTTGACGAATAA
- the pheT gene encoding phenylalanine--tRNA ligase subunit beta — protein sequence MKFSENWLREWVNPEVNTDQLAHQITMAGLEVDDVLAVAGQFSGVKVGKVVECGQHPDADKLRVTKVDVGEAELLDIVCGASNCRQGLVVAVATVGAVLPGDFKIKKAKLRGQPSHGMLCSFTELGIDVESDGILELPQDAPIGQDLRTFLKLDDVTIDVDLTSNRADCFSIRGLAREVGVLNRLDVTEPETQSVSTSIDDAVNIDVQAANACPRYLGRVIKNVNVKAQTPLWMQEKLRRCGIRSIDPVVDVTNYVLLEQGQPMHAFDLDKINGDIVVRMAKEAETLTLLDGNEVTLNQETLVIADQQQPLALAGIFGGEHSGVTQDSQHILLECAFFSPDAIRGRARSYGLHTDASMRYERGVDFTLQHQAMERATALLVSICGGEVGPVVGVESASDLPVANTVTLRREKLDDLLGHAIADHDVVEILQRLGLTVESTEQGWQATAPSWRFDIAIEQDLIEEVGRIYGYDNIPNQAPLAGLSMNPHQERQLPLKRVRDLLVDRGYHEAITYSFVEPELQKAFVPDVEPLVLPNPISVEMSAMRLTLLQGLLTTVVHNQKRQQSRVRLFEYGLRFVPSDEAENGMSQMPMLAGVISGQRSAEHWTLESQTVDFFDLKGDLEAVLELTGRGQDFEFVASSHPALHPGQCAMITLDGEPVGIIGTVHPELERKLGLNGRTIAFEIEWQAIDNRDIPEAVAVSKFPANRRDIALVVDDNVPSGDVVNTCLEAGGQWLKDANLFDVYVGQGVGEGKKSLAIALTLQSVDKTLEESDINDSVEAIVLAAKEAFGAQLRD from the coding sequence ATGAAATTCAGTGAAAATTGGCTGCGTGAGTGGGTCAACCCTGAAGTAAATACTGACCAGTTAGCCCATCAAATTACCATGGCAGGTTTAGAAGTTGATGACGTGCTTGCTGTTGCGGGTCAGTTTAGCGGCGTTAAAGTCGGTAAAGTGGTTGAGTGCGGCCAACACCCAGACGCAGACAAATTGCGCGTGACTAAAGTCGATGTTGGCGAAGCCGAATTACTTGATATTGTGTGTGGGGCATCGAATTGTCGTCAAGGCCTAGTGGTTGCTGTGGCAACCGTTGGGGCGGTGTTACCGGGCGACTTTAAAATCAAAAAGGCCAAATTGCGCGGTCAGCCATCACACGGTATGTTGTGCTCGTTTACTGAGCTTGGTATTGATGTCGAATCTGATGGAATTTTAGAATTGCCACAAGATGCGCCGATTGGCCAAGACCTACGTACTTTTTTAAAGCTTGATGATGTCACCATCGATGTCGATTTGACCTCAAACCGAGCAGACTGCTTTAGCATTCGCGGTCTTGCACGTGAAGTGGGAGTCCTTAACCGCCTTGATGTTACTGAGCCAGAAACCCAGTCAGTGTCAACGAGTATCGACGATGCGGTAAACATCGATGTTCAAGCAGCCAATGCTTGTCCTCGCTACCTAGGCCGAGTGATCAAAAACGTTAATGTCAAAGCCCAAACGCCATTGTGGATGCAAGAAAAGCTCCGCCGTTGTGGTATTCGCTCAATTGACCCCGTCGTTGATGTGACCAATTACGTGTTGCTCGAACAGGGTCAACCGATGCATGCGTTTGACTTAGATAAAATCAACGGCGATATTGTCGTACGTATGGCGAAAGAAGCCGAAACCTTGACGTTGCTCGATGGCAATGAGGTAACCTTAAACCAAGAGACCTTGGTGATCGCGGATCAGCAGCAGCCTTTGGCTTTAGCTGGTATTTTTGGCGGCGAGCATTCAGGTGTGACTCAAGACAGTCAACACATCCTACTCGAGTGTGCCTTCTTTAGCCCGGATGCCATTCGCGGCCGCGCGCGCAGCTATGGCTTACATACCGATGCGTCAATGCGCTACGAGCGCGGCGTTGATTTTACGTTGCAACATCAAGCGATGGAGCGTGCAACGGCCTTGTTGGTGTCCATTTGTGGCGGTGAAGTCGGCCCTGTGGTTGGGGTTGAATCTGCGTCGGATTTACCGGTCGCGAACACGGTCACGCTGCGTCGTGAGAAATTGGACGACTTGTTGGGCCACGCCATTGCCGATCACGACGTCGTCGAGATTTTACAGCGCCTTGGTCTGACTGTAGAAAGCACTGAGCAAGGTTGGCAGGCGACAGCCCCAAGTTGGCGTTTCGACATTGCCATTGAGCAAGATTTGATCGAAGAAGTGGGCCGTATTTACGGTTACGACAACATTCCGAATCAAGCGCCTTTGGCTGGGCTTTCAATGAACCCTCATCAAGAGCGTCAATTACCATTAAAGCGCGTACGCGATTTATTGGTTGACCGCGGTTACCACGAAGCCATTACTTACAGCTTTGTTGAACCAGAATTGCAAAAAGCGTTTGTGCCGGATGTAGAGCCGCTGGTACTGCCAAATCCAATTTCTGTCGAGATGTCGGCAATGCGTTTGACCTTATTGCAAGGTTTGTTAACCACCGTGGTTCACAACCAAAAACGCCAACAATCCCGTGTGCGTTTATTTGAGTATGGTTTGCGTTTTGTGCCCAGTGACGAAGCGGAAAATGGCATGAGTCAAATGCCAATGCTGGCGGGGGTCATTTCAGGCCAGCGCAGTGCTGAGCATTGGACGTTAGAAAGCCAAACCGTTGACTTCTTTGATCTTAAAGGCGATCTAGAAGCGGTGCTTGAGCTGACTGGACGTGGTCAAGACTTTGAATTCGTGGCATCAAGTCACCCAGCTTTACACCCAGGTCAATGCGCTATGATCACGTTAGATGGCGAGCCTGTCGGTATCATCGGCACCGTTCACCCTGAATTGGAGCGCAAACTCGGGCTTAACGGTCGTACGATTGCCTTTGAAATTGAATGGCAAGCCATCGATAATAGAGATATCCCTGAAGCGGTTGCCGTTTCTAAGTTCCCCGCTAACCGCCGTGACATAGCGCTTGTGGTTGATGACAATGTGCCATCTGGCGATGTGGTTAACACTTGCCTTGAAGCCGGTGGTCAATGGCTAAAAGACGCTAACTTATTTGATGTCTATGTCGGTCAAGGGGTTGGAGAAGGTAAAAAGAGTTTAGCGATTGCTCTGACTTTGCAATCGGTTGACAAAACCTTAGAAGAAAGCGACATAAACGACAGCGTCGAGGCGATTGTCCTCGCCGCGAAAGAAGCCTTTGGTGCCCAGTTGAGAGATTAA
- the pheS gene encoding phenylalanine--tRNA ligase subunit alpha yields the protein MQNLEEIIASATAAIDAADSLTALDEVRVQYLGKKGELTALLQNLGKLPPEERRTAGQEINKAKGAVQQAIAVRKEALQRAELEAKLAAESIDVTLAGRRMENGGLHPVTRTIERIESFFGELGFTVEAGPEIEDDFHNFDALNIADDHPARTDHDTFFFNPKLMLRTHTSGVQIRTLEERQPPLRFIAPGRVYRNDYDQTHTPMFHQVEGMLVAEKVNFAQLKGILNDFLCNFFEEDLEVRFRPSYFPFTEPSAEVDVKGKNGKWLEVLGCGMVHPNVLRSVGIDPEKYSGFAFGMGVERLTMLRYGVNDLRAFFENDLRFLKQFK from the coding sequence ATGCAAAATCTAGAAGAGATCATTGCGAGTGCAACCGCAGCCATCGACGCGGCGGATTCACTGACAGCACTTGATGAAGTACGTGTACAATACTTAGGTAAAAAAGGTGAGCTCACCGCGCTATTGCAAAACCTAGGTAAACTCCCACCCGAAGAGCGCCGCACTGCTGGCCAAGAAATCAACAAAGCAAAAGGGGCGGTACAACAAGCGATTGCCGTGCGCAAAGAGGCGTTGCAACGCGCTGAATTAGAAGCAAAACTGGCTGCAGAGTCCATCGATGTTACCTTGGCAGGTCGCCGCATGGAAAACGGTGGTTTACACCCGGTCACTCGCACCATTGAACGCATCGAAAGCTTTTTTGGTGAGCTAGGCTTTACCGTTGAAGCCGGGCCTGAGATTGAAGATGACTTTCACAACTTTGACGCCTTGAACATTGCCGATGACCACCCGGCGCGTACCGATCACGATACCTTCTTCTTTAACCCTAAGCTGATGCTTAGAACGCATACGTCTGGGGTGCAAATTCGAACCTTAGAAGAGCGTCAACCGCCGCTGCGCTTTATTGCGCCTGGGCGTGTTTACCGCAATGATTACGATCAAACTCATACGCCAATGTTCCATCAAGTAGAAGGGATGTTAGTGGCAGAAAAAGTCAACTTTGCTCAGTTGAAAGGTATCTTAAATGACTTTTTGTGCAACTTCTTCGAGGAAGATCTCGAAGTGCGTTTCCGCCCTTCTTACTTCCCGTTTACTGAGCCATCGGCAGAAGTTGATGTGAAAGGTAAAAATGGCAAGTGGCTAGAAGTCTTGGGTTGTGGCATGGTACACCCGAACGTATTGCGCAGTGTTGGGATTGATCCAGAAAAATACTCTGGTTTTGCCTTCGGTATGGGCGTAGAGCGTTTGACGATGTTGCGTTATGGCGTGAACGATTTGCGTGCTTTCTTCGAAAACGATCTTCGTTTCCTTAAACAATTCAAGTAA
- a CDS encoding class I SAM-dependent methyltransferase: MCKIDSQAWQQGQHQPQTLTLFSQLGTQVIDALAPQPQETILDLGCGDGQLSHQIEQYGAKVVGVDNNLAMVEAACEKGIEVFHQDGQSLNFQSQFDAVFSHASLHFMPNYHAALSGVYRSLKPGGRFVGELGGVGNLAVVEDAIRAFFTLNPGLGQYQSPWFFPTQEQFYQLLVAHGFIVERCELLARPTLIKAGMRAWLNVFASDALVLIPVPDREAFLDQIEAMLKPQLYSPTLGWQADYMRIRFIAYKK, translated from the coding sequence ATGTGCAAAATTGACTCGCAGGCTTGGCAACAAGGTCAACATCAGCCTCAGACCTTGACATTATTTAGTCAACTCGGCACACAGGTTATTGATGCGCTCGCCCCACAACCGCAGGAAACGATTTTAGATTTGGGTTGTGGTGATGGCCAGTTAAGTCACCAGATTGAACAATATGGCGCCAAGGTCGTCGGCGTCGATAACAACCTTGCCATGGTTGAGGCCGCATGTGAAAAGGGCATTGAAGTGTTTCATCAGGATGGTCAATCCTTGAATTTTCAGTCCCAATTTGACGCGGTATTTAGCCACGCTTCTCTGCACTTCATGCCAAATTATCACGCGGCGTTATCCGGGGTTTATCGGAGTTTAAAACCCGGTGGTCGCTTTGTGGGGGAACTTGGCGGTGTTGGTAACCTGGCCGTGGTCGAAGACGCTATACGCGCTTTTTTTACCCTCAACCCCGGGTTGGGTCAATATCAATCCCCTTGGTTTTTCCCAACGCAAGAGCAATTTTATCAACTTTTAGTTGCTCATGGCTTTATCGTTGAGCGCTGTGAACTGCTCGCAAGGCCGACGTTGATCAAAGCGGGGATGCGAGCGTGGTTAAACGTGTTTGCCAGTGATGCGCTTGTGTTGATCCCTGTGCCAGACCGAGAGGCCTTTCTCGATCAAATTGAAGCTATGCTCAAGCCGCAATTATATTCACCGACCTTGGGTTGGCAGGCCGATTACATGAGAATTCGATTTATTGCGTATAAAAAATAA
- a CDS encoding lipocalin family protein — MKKIFTITLLALWLQACTGIPEKVEPVKHIDTERYVGQWYEIARLDHSFERGLDYVTAEYQVREDGGLQVINRGYDRNEQEWKQATGKAYFVNQEHDGHLKVSFFGPFYGSYIVFELDREDYQYAFVSGPNHDYLWLLSRTPTVPESLLERFRQQAEKLGFASEQLIYPKQSKERIQALIE, encoded by the coding sequence ATGAAAAAAATTTTCACCATCACCTTGTTGGCGTTATGGTTGCAAGCTTGTACTGGGATCCCTGAAAAAGTGGAGCCCGTCAAACACATAGATACAGAGCGTTATGTCGGGCAGTGGTATGAGATTGCTCGGCTGGATCACAGCTTTGAACGCGGCCTTGATTATGTGACCGCCGAGTATCAAGTTCGTGAAGACGGTGGTCTTCAGGTAATCAATCGTGGCTATGATCGCAATGAGCAAGAGTGGAAGCAAGCCACAGGCAAAGCGTATTTTGTCAACCAAGAGCACGATGGCCATCTTAAAGTCTCGTTCTTTGGGCCGTTCTACGGCTCTTATATTGTGTTTGAACTCGATAGAGAAGATTATCAATACGCTTTTGTTTCTGGTCCTAATCACGACTACTTGTGGTTGTTATCTCGAACCCCGACCGTACCCGAAAGTTTACTTGAGCGATTTCGCCAACAAGCCGAAAAGCTGGGCTTTGCCAGCGAGCAATTAATCTACCCCAAACAATCGAAAGAGCGGATCCAAGCCTTGATTGAATGA
- a CDS encoding 3'-5' exonuclease — translation MNHTRIVCFDLEMCCWNENGKGTTGEIIEFGLAEIDLVNEKIVKRAQYYVKPEQDPISPFCTQLTGITPKTVAKQGRPLAAVIQSVVKNFGGANKIFACWGRDDLILQQECQQKGIDLPFVEYLNLSVLFLIKQRSKEKRIGHRQAQESLGIEWQGRQHSAYVDAHNLAMLALKIL, via the coding sequence ATGAACCATACTCGCATCGTTTGTTTTGATCTCGAAATGTGTTGCTGGAACGAAAATGGCAAAGGAACAACAGGAGAAATCATTGAGTTTGGCTTAGCAGAAATTGATTTAGTCAACGAAAAAATCGTGAAAAGAGCACAATATTACGTCAAACCTGAACAAGACCCTATTTCACCATTTTGTACTCAATTAACGGGGATCACACCAAAAACGGTGGCAAAGCAAGGGCGGCCATTGGCAGCGGTGATCCAATCGGTGGTCAAAAACTTTGGTGGTGCCAATAAAATTTTTGCTTGTTGGGGACGTGATGATTTGATTTTGCAACAAGAGTGTCAGCAAAAAGGGATTGATTTGCCGTTTGTTGAGTATCTCAACTTATCAGTGCTGTTTTTGATCAAGCAACGGAGCAAAGAAAAGCGCATCGGCCATCGTCAGGCGCAAGAGTCTCTGGGTATCGAGTGGCAAGGTCGACAACACAGCGCGTATGTTGACGCGCACAATTTGGCGATGCTGGCTTTAAAGATACTTTAA
- a CDS encoding DUF2760 domain-containing protein, translating into MNVDLQLMPTTFDLLHAILTALTVFAVLALILKRPKTIETVVEKPVEKVVERQVEVPVEKIVEVEKIVEVEKVVEKVVEVPSNVTTTNSDSALQLLSLLQKEARFVDFLQDSVDGFSDEEVGAAARVIHAGGQKVLKQYFTLVPIRQEDEETRITVEAGFNPQAIALSGQLHGEPPFNGTLIHKGWQVENVTLPQLTASYDTRILAPAEVEL; encoded by the coding sequence ATGAATGTTGATCTGCAATTAATGCCCACAACGTTTGATCTCTTACACGCGATTTTAACCGCGCTCACAGTGTTCGCCGTGTTAGCACTAATACTAAAACGCCCGAAAACCATTGAAACCGTGGTTGAGAAGCCGGTTGAGAAAGTGGTCGAACGACAAGTTGAAGTCCCGGTTGAAAAAATAGTCGAAGTCGAAAAAATAGTCGAAGTTGAAAAAGTGGTTGAAAAGGTCGTGGAAGTGCCGAGCAATGTGACCACGACTAACAGTGACTCCGCTTTGCAACTGCTGAGTTTACTGCAAAAAGAAGCGCGTTTTGTTGACTTTTTACAAGACAGTGTTGATGGCTTTAGTGATGAAGAAGTCGGCGCAGCAGCTCGAGTTATCCATGCCGGAGGCCAAAAAGTGCTCAAGCAATACTTTACCTTAGTGCCAATTCGCCAAGAAGACGAAGAAACCCGCATCACTGTCGAAGCTGGCTTTAACCCACAAGCCATAGCGCTTTCAGGTCAATTACACGGTGAGCCGCCATTTAACGGCACCTTAATTCACAAGGGCTGGCAAGTTGAAAACGTAACATTACCACAACTGACGGCCAGTTATGATACTCGTATCTTGGCGCCAGCAGAGGTTGAATTATAA